A window of the Nibribacter ruber genome harbors these coding sequences:
- a CDS encoding competence/damage-inducible protein A — translation MKQEVSAEIITIGDELLYGQVVDTNSAWMGEELGKIGIKVKQITSISDSPDAIEEALDIAKTRAQVILMTGGLGPTKDDLTKHTLTKYFKTHLQLHQPSLDNVVAIFKKYNRPLTVTNQQQAYLPATCTPILNTLGTAPGMLFEENEHIIVSMPGVPFEMKGMMTNDILPYLQAHFQLPEINHKVIQTIGLGESFLADTISDWEDNLPTNLKLAYLPNLSGVRLRLTGVYNGIDDLEDQMMREVGKLSDLIPEYIFGYGEISLEETVGMLLNGRNYTISTAESCTGGLIGHKLTSVPGSSMYYKGGIIAYDNYVKINELGVEQDILDKYGAVSGEVVRQMAEGVRRKMGTDVGIATSGIAGPGGGTPDKPVGTIWIAYSDATQTIAKKLNYNKSRLLNIEYTALQALNLIRQSLPGPVEE, via the coding sequence TGAACTGCTGTACGGGCAAGTGGTGGACACCAACTCTGCCTGGATGGGAGAAGAACTAGGGAAAATTGGAATCAAGGTAAAGCAAATCACCTCCATTTCTGACAGCCCGGACGCGATAGAAGAAGCTTTGGACATCGCCAAAACACGGGCTCAGGTTATTCTGATGACCGGTGGTTTGGGCCCTACCAAAGACGACTTGACCAAGCATACGCTCACCAAGTATTTCAAGACGCACCTGCAACTACACCAACCGTCACTGGACAACGTGGTGGCTATTTTCAAGAAATACAACCGCCCACTCACGGTCACCAACCAACAACAGGCCTATTTACCAGCCACCTGTACCCCTATTTTAAACACATTGGGTACTGCCCCAGGCATGCTGTTTGAAGAAAATGAGCACATTATTGTCTCCATGCCCGGCGTACCGTTTGAGATGAAAGGCATGATGACCAATGACATTTTGCCATATCTGCAAGCCCATTTCCAGCTCCCCGAAATCAACCACAAGGTCATCCAGACTATTGGCTTGGGCGAGTCTTTTTTGGCAGACACCATCTCAGATTGGGAAGACAACCTGCCCACCAATCTAAAGCTGGCCTATTTACCCAATCTGTCTGGCGTGAGGTTACGCTTGACGGGCGTGTATAATGGCATTGATGATTTAGAAGACCAGATGATGCGCGAAGTAGGTAAACTAAGCGACCTCATCCCTGAATATATCTTTGGGTACGGCGAGATTTCTTTAGAAGAAACCGTAGGCATGCTCTTGAACGGCCGCAACTACACCATTTCTACCGCAGAGAGCTGTACCGGCGGTCTCATTGGCCATAAACTGACCAGCGTGCCTGGTAGCTCCATGTATTACAAGGGCGGCATCATTGCCTATGACAACTATGTGAAAATAAATGAGCTGGGCGTAGAACAGGACATTCTGGACAAATACGGCGCAGTAAGCGGCGAGGTAGTGCGCCAGATGGCCGAGGGCGTGCGCCGTAAGATGGGCACCGACGTGGGCATTGCCACCAGCGGAATAGCCGGTCCAGGCGGCGGAACGCCAGACAAACCGGTGGGCACTATCTGGATTGCATACTCAGATGCCACACAAACCATCGCCAAAAAGCTCAATTATAACAAGTCTCGCCTGCTCAACATTGAGTACACGGCCTTGCAGGCCTTGAACCTCATTCGGCAAAGTTTGCCCGGCCCGGTTGAGGAATAG